The Candidatus Aminicenantes bacterium genome has a segment encoding these proteins:
- a CDS encoding prolyl oligopeptidase family serine peptidase → MRRTFRSWALVAVVLVAVAVLAAGPAAAAKKPLSYSAYNAWRSIQSTQMARDGAWLVYALVPQDGDGELVVRNLKTDKEFRSPRGQSPVLTVDGKFVVFTIMPLKAEMDKAKKDKKKPEEQPKNGLGVMNLATGEVTAVERVKGFKVPEESGAYIAYLLETPVKKDEKPADPAKKEEAKAPEAKAPETKPGEAKSAADVKKPKEKKKDPGTELVIRELATGRTVSVPEVVEYIWNKPGSWLGYAVSAKKPEDDGAYAWQAADGTTVLLAKGLGHYKSLTFDDKGGQLAFLSDRDEYKKDASAFKLYHWVENAAAATEAVPAAKGLPVGQAVSENGRLQFSKDGARLFFGYADASKAEPEDAPEPVKVDIWSWKDADLQPMQKINADQDKKRNYAAVFQVKEKKLVVLGGPDLASVAAGDDPKFVVGQNDKPYRQMVSWDQGYADVYLISLADGSRKKVLEKFPGNASLSPGGRFLSYYDQAARAWFAYRLLDGKTFDLTSKLPVKFHQEEWDSPSEPGNYGSAGWTDGDKALLLYDQYDIWEINPDGSGARNATKGVGRRDGLIFRYLRLDREERTVPAKTPILLQTVDDKTKATGYYRVNLAVDAAPSKVFTADKLIGGLIKAKNAEIYAFTQQTFAEFPNLWTSGPEFADRRKVSDANPQQTEYNWGTSELIKYRNADGVVLDAILTKPEDFDPSKKYPLMVYIYEKLADGLHRHQAPAPGTSINFTRYASNGYIILQPDIVYEIGYPGSSALKCVVPAVQKVVDMGFIDPARIGIQGHSWGGYQITYLITQTDIFAAVQAGASVSNMTSAYGGIRWGSGMVREFQYEKTQSRIGAPLFSRVLQYLENSPVFWAERVKTPYLSIHNDDDDAVPWYQGIEFFTALRRLGKEAYMFNFNGEKHGLRERENMKYWTLHQDEFFDHYLLGKPRPAWMDTPVPFLERGKRDVNALYKGAEKK, encoded by the coding sequence ATGAGACGTACATTCCGAAGCTGGGCCCTTGTCGCGGTCGTCCTGGTCGCAGTCGCCGTCCTGGCGGCCGGCCCCGCCGCGGCAGCCAAGAAACCGCTGTCCTACAGTGCTTACAACGCCTGGCGATCGATTCAATCGACCCAAATGGCCCGCGACGGCGCCTGGCTCGTCTATGCCCTGGTCCCCCAGGACGGCGACGGCGAGCTGGTCGTCCGCAACCTGAAGACCGACAAGGAATTCCGGTCCCCGCGCGGACAGTCCCCGGTCCTGACCGTGGACGGCAAGTTCGTCGTCTTCACCATCATGCCGCTCAAGGCGGAGATGGACAAAGCCAAGAAGGATAAAAAGAAGCCGGAGGAACAGCCCAAGAACGGGCTCGGCGTCATGAACCTGGCCACCGGCGAAGTGACGGCCGTAGAACGGGTCAAGGGATTCAAAGTCCCGGAGGAATCGGGCGCTTATATTGCCTACCTTCTGGAAACTCCCGTGAAGAAGGACGAGAAGCCGGCCGATCCGGCCAAGAAGGAAGAGGCCAAAGCCCCGGAGGCCAAGGCTCCCGAAACGAAGCCCGGCGAAGCCAAGTCGGCGGCCGACGTCAAGAAGCCCAAGGAAAAGAAGAAAGACCCCGGCACCGAGTTGGTCATCCGGGAGCTCGCGACCGGGAGGACCGTGTCCGTGCCCGAAGTCGTGGAATATATTTGGAACAAGCCCGGCTCGTGGCTGGGTTATGCCGTTTCGGCCAAGAAGCCCGAGGACGACGGCGCCTACGCTTGGCAAGCCGCCGACGGGACTACGGTGCTTCTGGCCAAGGGGCTCGGCCATTATAAGAGCCTGACCTTCGACGACAAAGGCGGGCAATTGGCCTTCTTGAGCGACCGCGACGAATATAAGAAGGACGCCTCGGCCTTCAAGCTATATCATTGGGTCGAGAACGCGGCGGCGGCAACGGAGGCCGTGCCCGCGGCCAAGGGCCTGCCCGTGGGCCAGGCGGTGAGCGAGAACGGGCGCCTGCAGTTCTCCAAGGACGGCGCCCGGCTCTTCTTCGGCTACGCCGACGCCTCCAAGGCCGAGCCCGAGGACGCGCCCGAGCCGGTTAAGGTCGACATCTGGAGCTGGAAGGACGCCGACCTGCAGCCGATGCAGAAGATCAACGCCGACCAGGACAAGAAGCGCAATTACGCGGCCGTCTTCCAGGTCAAGGAGAAGAAGCTCGTCGTGCTCGGCGGGCCCGATCTTGCCTCCGTCGCGGCGGGCGACGATCCCAAGTTCGTCGTCGGCCAGAACGACAAGCCGTACCGCCAGATGGTGTCCTGGGACCAGGGTTATGCCGACGTCTATCTGATCAGCTTGGCCGACGGGTCCCGCAAGAAAGTCCTGGAGAAGTTCCCCGGGAACGCCTCGCTATCGCCCGGCGGCCGGTTCCTCTCCTATTACGATCAGGCCGCGCGGGCCTGGTTCGCCTATCGGCTGCTCGACGGCAAGACCTTCGATCTGACTTCCAAATTGCCCGTCAAATTCCATCAGGAGGAATGGGACTCGCCGAGCGAGCCGGGGAATTACGGTTCGGCCGGCTGGACCGACGGCGACAAAGCCCTGCTCCTCTACGATCAGTACGACATTTGGGAGATCAATCCCGACGGCAGCGGAGCCCGCAACGCGACCAAGGGCGTCGGCCGTCGCGACGGCCTGATCTTCCGCTACCTGCGGCTCGACCGCGAGGAGCGGACCGTCCCGGCCAAGACTCCGATCCTGCTCCAGACCGTCGACGACAAAACCAAGGCCACCGGCTACTACCGGGTCAATCTGGCCGTCGATGCCGCACCGTCCAAGGTGTTCACGGCGGACAAGCTCATCGGAGGCCTGATCAAGGCCAAGAACGCCGAGATCTATGCCTTCACCCAGCAGACTTTCGCCGAGTTCCCCAACCTCTGGACCAGCGGGCCCGAATTCGCCGATCGCCGCAAGGTCAGCGACGCCAACCCGCAGCAGACCGAATACAATTGGGGGACCTCGGAGCTGATCAAATACCGGAACGCGGACGGGGTGGTGCTGGACGCCATCCTGACCAAGCCGGAGGACTTCGATCCGTCCAAAAAGTACCCGCTGATGGTCTATATCTACGAGAAGCTGGCCGACGGCCTGCACCGCCATCAGGCTCCGGCCCCCGGCACCAGCATCAACTTCACCCGCTACGCCAGCAACGGCTATATCATCCTTCAGCCGGACATCGTCTACGAGATCGGCTACCCTGGCTCGAGCGCCCTGAAATGCGTCGTGCCGGCCGTCCAGAAGGTCGTCGACATGGGCTTCATCGATCCGGCCCGGATCGGCATCCAGGGCCACAGCTGGGGCGGCTACCAGATCACTTACCTGATCACCCAGACCGACATCTTCGCCGCCGTTCAGGCCGGCGCCTCGGTCTCCAACATGACCAGCGCTTATGGCGGCATCCGCTGGGGCTCGGGCATGGTCCGCGAATTCCAATATGAGAAGACCCAGAGCCGCATCGGCGCCCCGCTCTTCAGCCGGGTCCTGCAGTATCTCGAGAACTCGCCCGTCTTCTGGGCCGAGCGGGTCAAGACGCCCTACCTTTCGATCCACAACGACGACGACGACGCGGTTCCCTGGTACCAGGGCATCGAATTCTTCACCGCCCTGCGCCGGTTGGGCAAGGAAGCCTACATGTTCAACTTCAACGGCGAGAAACACGGCCTGCGGGAGAGGGAGAACATGAAGTATTGGACGCTCCACCAGGACGAGTTCTTCGATCACTATCTGCTGGGCAAGCCTCGGCCGGCCTGGATGGACACCCCGGTGCCGTTCCTGGAGCGGGGCAAGCGCGACGTCAACGCCCTCTACAAGGGGGCCGAGAAGAAGTAA
- a CDS encoding 3-ketoacyl-ACP reductase, producing MSKRRVALITGAGRGIGRGIALALAREGYDIAGCDIVYEPDNRMTGLFEASAAAEAAGAAFLPIQADIADLKGHEALLRSVLDRFGRIDCLVNNAGVGPEVRSDILEESPAAYDRVLGINLRGPFFLTQRIAPHLTDLAAREPEAHPAVVFITSISAVVSSTARSGYCISKAGLSMAARLFADRLAESGVGVYEVRPGIIRTDMTAPVKEKYDRLIAEGLVPQGRWGEPDDIGRAVAALVGGAFGYSTGLAVEVSGGMDIRRL from the coding sequence ATGTCCAAGCGACGAGTGGCATTGATCACGGGCGCCGGGCGCGGCATCGGTCGCGGCATCGCCCTGGCCTTGGCCCGGGAGGGGTATGACATCGCGGGCTGCGATATCGTTTACGAGCCGGATAATCGCATGACAGGCTTATTCGAAGCGAGCGCCGCCGCTGAAGCCGCCGGAGCGGCATTCCTGCCCATCCAGGCGGATATCGCCGATCTCAAGGGCCATGAAGCTCTCCTCCGATCCGTTTTGGATCGATTCGGCCGGATCGACTGCCTGGTCAACAATGCGGGAGTCGGGCCGGAAGTCCGATCCGACATTCTGGAGGAATCGCCGGCGGCCTACGATCGGGTTCTGGGCATCAACTTGAGAGGCCCGTTTTTCCTGACCCAGCGCATCGCGCCGCACTTGACCGACCTGGCCGCCCGCGAGCCCGAAGCCCATCCGGCCGTGGTCTTCATCACTTCGATCTCGGCCGTCGTCTCCTCTACGGCCCGATCGGGGTACTGCATCTCCAAGGCGGGCTTAAGCATGGCCGCCCGGCTTTTCGCCGACCGGCTGGCGGAAAGCGGGGTCGGCGTCTACGAAGTCCGGCCGGGCATCATACGGACGGACATGACGGCTCCGGTGAAGGAAAAATACGACCGCTTGATCGCGGAAGGCCTCGTCCCGCAGGGACGCTGGGGGGAGCCGGACGATATCGGCCGCGCCGTCGCCGCCCTGGTCGGAGGAGCCTTCGGCTATTCGACCGGTCTGGCCGTCGAAGTCAGCGGCGGCATGGACATCCGGCGGCTTTGA
- a CDS encoding corrinoid protein produces MLDKIQEALMAGRKAEVEALVDQAVAAGMTARQILNEGLIIGMEKLGVLFKANEVFIPEVLVAARAMNAGLTKLEPLLIKEKVEPKGLVVIGTVKGDLHDIGKNLVAMMLKGAGYKIVDLGADVSADKFVAAARDNKADVVALSALLTTTMIQMKGVVQALRDAGVTAPVVVGGAPLTPDYAAQIGAGGYAPDAASAVDIVSRLLS; encoded by the coding sequence ATGCTGGATAAGATTCAAGAGGCCCTGATGGCCGGCCGCAAGGCCGAGGTGGAAGCCCTGGTGGACCAGGCCGTGGCGGCCGGGATGACGGCCCGGCAGATTCTAAACGAGGGCCTGATCATCGGCATGGAAAAGCTGGGCGTGTTGTTCAAAGCCAACGAAGTCTTTATCCCCGAGGTCCTGGTAGCCGCCCGGGCCATGAACGCCGGTCTGACCAAGCTCGAGCCCCTGCTGATCAAGGAAAAGGTCGAGCCCAAGGGCCTGGTGGTCATCGGCACCGTCAAGGGCGACCTGCACGATATCGGCAAGAACCTGGTCGCCATGATGCTCAAGGGCGCCGGCTACAAGATCGTCGACCTCGGGGCCGACGTGTCCGCCGACAAGTTCGTGGCCGCGGCCCGGGATAACAAGGCCGACGTGGTGGCCCTGTCGGCGCTCCTGACCACGACCATGATCCAGATGAAGGGTGTCGTCCAAGCGCTTCGCGACGCCGGTGTGACGGCTCCCGTCGTGGTGGGCGGGGCGCCGTTGACCCCGGATTACGCCGCCCAGATCGGAGCCGGCGGGTACGCGCCAGACGCCGCCAGCGCCGTGGACATCGTCTCGCGCCTGTTGAGCTGA
- a CDS encoding ATP-dependent 6-phosphofructokinase encodes MANGNAKRGRIGILTGGGDVPGLNPAIRAVTMRAIHEGYEVIGIRRGWAGLIDMNRDDGCDNSEHFQVLTDETVNRIGRTGGTFLHTSRTRPSHVPNVNVPEHLRDRYHAPTNDLTDEVLKNLDSLGIHTLIPIGGDDTLSYGMHLHKKGVKVIAIPKTMDNDVPGTDYCIGFSTCLSRTIALTHALRTSAGSHERFLVIEVFGRYAGFTALLPTMAGAANRCVIPEHVFDIERLCELMTADRKTNPSLYSVVLVSEGARCQGSDMVFASEERDMFGHKKLGGIGEIVANGLRELSPKFNAGRRINVIAQRLSYLVRCGDPDAVDSLVPMAFGNIALDLLLEGKSGRMVCLRNGEYDHVPVEIVTSQKKVVDIEKYYDRERLRPLYKSFLQKPFFIVTND; translated from the coding sequence ATGGCCAACGGAAACGCCAAGCGCGGGCGGATCGGCATTCTGACCGGAGGCGGAGACGTCCCCGGCCTCAACCCGGCCATCCGGGCCGTCACCATGCGGGCCATCCACGAGGGCTACGAAGTCATCGGCATCCGCCGCGGCTGGGCCGGCCTGATCGATATGAATCGGGACGACGGCTGCGACAATTCCGAGCATTTCCAGGTCCTGACCGATGAGACCGTCAACCGGATCGGCCGCACCGGCGGCACGTTCCTCCACACCTCTAGGACCCGGCCCAGCCACGTCCCCAACGTCAACGTCCCCGAGCATTTGCGGGATCGATATCACGCGCCGACCAACGACCTGACGGACGAAGTCCTGAAAAACCTCGATAGCCTGGGCATCCACACCCTGATCCCGATCGGTGGCGACGACACCCTGAGCTACGGCATGCACCTGCACAAGAAAGGCGTCAAGGTCATCGCCATTCCCAAGACCATGGACAACGACGTCCCCGGCACCGATTACTGCATCGGGTTCAGCACTTGTTTGTCCCGGACGATCGCCTTGACCCACGCCTTGAGGACTTCGGCCGGATCGCACGAGCGCTTTCTGGTCATCGAGGTTTTCGGCCGTTACGCCGGGTTCACGGCCCTGCTGCCGACCATGGCCGGGGCGGCCAATCGCTGCGTCATCCCCGAGCACGTCTTCGACATCGAGCGGCTCTGCGAGCTCATGACGGCCGACCGCAAAACCAATCCCAGCCTTTACTCGGTCGTCCTGGTCTCGGAGGGCGCCCGCTGCCAAGGCAGCGACATGGTCTTCGCCAGCGAGGAGCGGGACATGTTCGGCCATAAGAAGCTGGGCGGGATCGGCGAGATCGTGGCCAACGGCCTGCGGGAGCTCTCGCCCAAATTCAACGCCGGCCGCCGCATCAATGTCATCGCCCAACGCCTGAGCTACCTGGTCCGCTGCGGCGACCCCGACGCCGTCGATTCGCTCGTCCCGATGGCCTTCGGCAACATCGCCCTGGACCTCCTGCTCGAAGGCAAGTCGGGCCGCATGGTCTGCCTCCGCAACGGCGAATACGACCATGTCCCGGTCGAGATCGTGACCAGCCAGAAGAAGGTCGTCGACATCGAAAAGTATTACGATCGGGAGCGCCTGCGGCCGCTCTACAAGAGCTTCCTGCAGAAGCCCTTCTTCATCGTCACCAACGACTGA
- a CDS encoding zinc finger Ran-binding domain-containing protein translates to MIEFVFLIIAIGAIVTVSRQRGGQPLLWGPLALGGYFGLKFLMIKLALFPAPPGEAGNLNVVRFAISIGYVCLLYLIVRFGLGRSKAKAGGKWVCPSCQFLNSEIAVKCEACGRDYKEEE, encoded by the coding sequence ATGATCGAATTCGTTTTTCTCATCATCGCGATCGGAGCGATCGTCACCGTTTCGCGCCAGCGGGGCGGCCAACCCCTGCTCTGGGGTCCGCTCGCCCTGGGGGGCTATTTCGGCCTGAAATTTCTGATGATCAAGCTGGCTCTTTTCCCGGCGCCTCCGGGAGAAGCCGGGAACTTGAACGTTGTGCGTTTTGCGATAAGCATCGGGTATGTCTGTCTCCTGTACCTGATCGTTCGCTTCGGCCTGGGCCGCTCGAAAGCCAAAGCCGGGGGAAAATGGGTCTGCCCGTCCTGCCAATTTCTCAACTCCGAGATCGCCGTCAAGTGCGAGGCCTGCGGCCGGGATTACAAGGAAGAGGAGTGA
- a CDS encoding sugar phosphate isomerase/epimerase: MDSRQDSGDGRPGRILKVGLDGYGLKPLGLPPLRLLEWAAARGADGIQFSEPPPEADDPGFLKDLGQTARGLGLYLEWGGGQHIPFDPKSRRPIDIAAVNRKAAGQAAALGLTAIRSCSGGLMRWAADDPPVADYLQAMTAALRDQAPMLRGFGVTLALETHFEFTTFEILRHFEMCGAEPGGWLGICLDTMNVLTLLEDPVAAALRARPWIVMTHLKDGGILETAEGFRTFTAAVGDGIVDFASIIAGLNELERDIPLSVEDHGGDFLIPLADPAFRAKLPDLSVDEEASLRRLSRLTRERMETEGLAVLDRADWPRACEARMTRGLAAARRLAEGA, encoded by the coding sequence ATGGATTCGAGGCAAGATTCCGGAGACGGGCGGCCCGGCAGGATTCTGAAGGTCGGCCTGGACGGCTACGGCCTCAAGCCGCTCGGCCTACCTCCCCTTCGCCTGCTCGAGTGGGCGGCCGCCCGGGGCGCCGACGGGATCCAGTTTTCCGAGCCGCCGCCGGAAGCGGATGATCCCGGCTTCCTGAAAGACCTCGGCCAGACCGCCCGCGGCCTAGGCCTCTATCTCGAATGGGGCGGCGGCCAGCATATCCCCTTCGATCCCAAGTCCCGCCGGCCGATCGATATCGCCGCCGTCAATCGGAAGGCCGCCGGTCAAGCCGCCGCGCTGGGCTTGACGGCGATCCGGTCCTGCTCCGGGGGCCTGATGCGTTGGGCCGCCGACGACCCGCCGGTCGCGGATTACCTCCAGGCCATGACCGCCGCCTTGCGCGATCAAGCCCCGATGCTGCGCGGCTTCGGAGTGACGTTGGCCTTGGAGACCCATTTCGAATTTACGACCTTCGAGATTCTGCGGCACTTCGAGATGTGCGGCGCCGAGCCGGGCGGCTGGCTGGGCATTTGTCTGGACACCATGAACGTCCTGACCCTGCTTGAGGATCCCGTCGCCGCCGCCCTCCGCGCTCGGCCCTGGATCGTGATGACCCATCTCAAGGACGGCGGGATTCTGGAGACCGCCGAGGGCTTCCGGACATTCACGGCGGCGGTTGGAGACGGGATCGTCGATTTTGCCTCCATCATCGCCGGCCTGAACGAACTCGAACGGGACATTCCCTTATCCGTCGAGGATCACGGCGGGGATTTTCTGATCCCCTTGGCCGACCCGGCTTTTCGGGCCAAGCTCCCTGACCTTTCCGTCGACGAGGAGGCGTCCCTGCGCCGTCTGTCGCGCCTGACGCGGGAGAGAATGGAGACGGAAGGATTGGCCGTCCTCGACCGCGCCGATTGGCCCCGCGCCTGCGAAGCGCGAATGACCCGCGGCCTCGCGGCCGCCCGCAGGCTGGCGGAGGGCGCGTGA
- a CDS encoding DMT family transporter: MSGLIDSLRHLPISGELLSIGAALFWAAAIVIFRIVGRDVHPLAVNLFKNLLGVALLVPTIAALGHPILPALPVRDYAVFLLSGVIGIAVADTLILMALNKLGAELLAIVDCAYSPFVIGLSFVFLGERMDALQTVGVVLIVLAVLLISGGRGEARTSRRDLFLGIGLGIVSVFLMAAGIVMVKPLLGRTPLLWGTMIRLAGGSAAVGLYLAFHPRRKAYLRPLGSLRTLVLLVPGALCATYFSNTLWLAGMRLTQASIASALNQLSTIFIFVLAALFLKEKPTPRKILAVALAFIGAVLVSAAL; encoded by the coding sequence ATGAGTGGACTGATCGATTCCCTGCGGCATCTCCCGATTTCGGGCGAGCTTCTGTCGATCGGGGCGGCCCTCTTCTGGGCCGCCGCCATCGTCATCTTCCGGATCGTCGGCCGCGACGTCCACCCCCTGGCCGTCAACCTGTTCAAGAACCTGCTGGGCGTCGCCCTGCTCGTCCCCACGATCGCCGCTCTCGGCCACCCCATTCTGCCCGCCCTGCCGGTCCGCGATTACGCCGTGTTTCTGCTCAGCGGGGTCATCGGCATCGCCGTCGCGGACACGCTGATCCTGATGGCCCTGAACAAGCTCGGGGCGGAGCTGCTGGCCATCGTCGACTGCGCCTACAGTCCATTCGTCATCGGCCTGTCGTTCGTGTTTCTCGGCGAACGGATGGACGCCCTCCAGACGGTGGGTGTCGTCCTGATCGTCCTGGCCGTGCTGCTCATCAGCGGCGGCCGCGGCGAGGCCAGGACTTCCCGCCGGGACCTCTTCCTGGGGATCGGCTTGGGCATCGTCAGCGTTTTCCTGATGGCCGCCGGCATCGTCATGGTCAAGCCCCTTCTCGGCCGGACGCCGCTCCTATGGGGGACGATGATCCGCCTGGCCGGCGGCAGCGCGGCCGTAGGCCTATACTTGGCTTTTCACCCGCGCCGCAAGGCATACCTTCGGCCGCTCGGATCGCTGCGGACGCTGGTTCTTTTGGTTCCCGGGGCGCTGTGCGCCACGTATTTCTCGAACACCCTTTGGTTGGCCGGGATGCGCCTGACCCAGGCTTCGATCGCCTCGGCCCTCAATCAGCTCAGCACGATCTTCATCTTCGTGCTGGCGGCGCTGTTCTTGAAAGAGAAGCCGACACCGCGAAAAATTCTCGCGGTCGCCCTGGCCTTTATCGGCGCCGTGCTGGTCTCGGCCGCCCTCTGA
- a CDS encoding FAD-binding protein — translation MRTTEIIIDGRRIPLLSLNTLVVGSGTAALNAAVSLHELGARDLALATEAMGAGTSFNAGSDKQTYYKLSLAGPNADSIPDMARDLFAGGCMHGDIALAEAAGSARAFLNLVRLGVPFPQDANGAFPGYKTDHDPRRRATSAGPLTSRLMAEALRRELRRRRIRVFDGHPIIGLLTLPPEEGHPPEIVGALALDERRLKRGGNGLVAFSTVNIILGTGGPAGIYRDSVYPESQTGSHGLAFEAGAIGHNLTEWQYGLASIKFRWNLSGTYQQVIPRYISTDRRGQDEREFLTGHFPDLGRLATAVFLKGYQWPFDPRKVAGYGSSLIDLLVHREIHSLGRRVFLDYTRNPSGAGRQDDFRFDLLSPEARAYLERSQALLATPFERLARMNPPAVEIYRSRGIDLERERLEIAVCAQHNNGGLMGDHWWQSNVRGLFPVGEANGSHGVYRPGGSALNAGQVGSFRAAQFIAACRTGSPLSPAAFLAVAGSGIKAKLETMRAMQSAGDGGARAERSARAELGRRMSSAGAHIRDPQTIGREADAARRQYQKLRRTIGAGTLSDLPRAFRTLDLCLTHWLYLEAAREYLARGGRSRGSFLVLDPAGEKPAPSLGEEWRFAPAQDANGAPAEILEIELAPDGRVIRRWVAPRPLPESDPWFETVWADFREGRIIR, via the coding sequence GTGCGAACAACCGAAATCATCATCGATGGCCGGCGCATCCCGCTCCTTTCCCTAAACACCCTCGTCGTCGGCAGCGGTACGGCCGCCCTCAACGCCGCCGTCAGCCTGCACGAGCTGGGCGCGCGCGATCTGGCCCTGGCCACGGAAGCCATGGGCGCGGGGACCTCGTTCAACGCCGGCTCGGACAAACAGACCTACTACAAGCTGTCGCTGGCCGGCCCCAACGCCGATTCCATCCCGGACATGGCCCGGGATCTTTTCGCCGGCGGCTGCATGCACGGCGATATCGCCCTGGCCGAGGCGGCCGGATCAGCCCGGGCCTTCCTCAATCTCGTGCGGCTCGGCGTTCCCTTCCCCCAGGATGCGAACGGCGCCTTCCCGGGCTACAAGACCGATCACGACCCGCGCCGGCGAGCGACGTCGGCCGGGCCGCTGACCTCGAGGCTCATGGCCGAAGCGCTCCGCCGGGAGCTCCGGCGGCGGCGCATTCGCGTCTTTGACGGCCATCCGATCATCGGCCTGCTGACTCTGCCGCCGGAGGAAGGGCATCCCCCCGAAATCGTCGGCGCTTTGGCCTTGGACGAGCGCCGCCTGAAGCGCGGCGGAAACGGCCTCGTCGCTTTCTCCACCGTCAATATCATACTGGGAACCGGGGGGCCGGCCGGAATCTACCGGGATTCGGTTTATCCGGAAAGCCAAACCGGTTCGCACGGCCTGGCCTTCGAAGCGGGCGCCATTGGCCACAACCTGACCGAGTGGCAGTACGGCTTGGCCTCGATCAAGTTCCGCTGGAATCTTTCGGGAACTTATCAACAGGTCATCCCTCGCTATATCTCGACCGACCGCCGAGGCCAAGACGAGCGGGAATTCCTGACCGGCCATTTCCCCGACCTGGGCCGCTTGGCCACGGCCGTCTTCCTTAAGGGCTACCAATGGCCGTTCGATCCTCGTAAAGTCGCCGGATACGGTTCGTCGCTCATCGACCTGCTGGTTCATCGGGAAATTCACTCGCTCGGCCGCCGGGTCTTCCTGGACTACACCCGCAATCCGTCGGGCGCGGGGCGGCAGGACGATTTCCGCTTCGACCTTTTAAGTCCCGAAGCCCGAGCTTACCTCGAGCGGTCGCAGGCCCTCCTGGCGACGCCGTTTGAGAGGCTGGCCCGAATGAATCCCCCCGCCGTCGAGATCTATCGGAGCCGCGGCATCGACCTCGAACGGGAACGGCTGGAGATCGCCGTCTGCGCCCAGCACAACAACGGCGGGCTGATGGGGGATCATTGGTGGCAGTCGAACGTCCGCGGCCTCTTCCCGGTGGGCGAGGCCAACGGCTCGCACGGCGTTTACCGGCCCGGCGGATCGGCCTTGAACGCCGGCCAGGTCGGGAGCTTCCGGGCGGCCCAATTCATCGCCGCCTGCCGAACCGGCTCGCCCCTCTCCCCCGCCGCGTTTCTGGCCGTCGCGGGAAGCGGCATCAAGGCCAAGCTAGAGACAATGCGGGCCATGCAATCGGCCGGAGACGGCGGGGCCCGGGCCGAACGGTCCGCCCGCGCCGAGCTGGGCCGCCGTATGTCGTCCGCTGGCGCGCATATCCGCGACCCGCAAACGATCGGCCGCGAGGCGGACGCCGCCCGCCGCCAATATCAAAAGCTGCGCCGGACGATCGGCGCCGGAACGCTTTCGGATCTGCCGCGGGCCTTCCGCACCCTCGACCTCTGTCTGACCCATTGGCTTTATCTCGAGGCCGCTCGGGAATATTTGGCCCGGGGAGGCCGCAGCCGCGGCTCTTTCCTCGTCCTTGATCCGGCCGGCGAAAAGCCCGCTCCGTCGCTCGGGGAGGAGTGGCGCTTCGCCCCGGCCCAAGACGCGAACGGGGCGCCGGCCGAGATCCTCGAGATAGAACTCGCCCCGGACGGGCGGGTCATCCGCCGCTGGGTCGCTCCCCGCCCTCTGCCCGAATCCGATCCCTGGTTCGAGACCGTTTGGGCGGACTTCCGGGAAGGCCGCATCATCCGCTAG